In a genomic window of [Empedobacter] haloabium:
- a CDS encoding universal stress protein yields the protein MTYRTILVHADLAPAATHRVELACAIALDMGAHLIGAATTGISRFLQPGAAGISGGAIAEQLEALRDDARRALDAFDTVARRAGVPSVERQLCSDDTAGGLALQARYCDLAVLSQTDPDAPLAAVTSLPAYVMLHAARPVLVVPYAGRFDDFGRHALVAWDGGIEATRAVAAALPLLRRAASVTVAVFNAGHGADHGEQPGADLALYLSRHGIAVTVAPLSIGHDVGEELLSTAADVGAGFLVMGGYGHARLRELLLGGVTETVLRRMTLPVLMMH from the coding sequence ATGACCTACCGAACCATTCTCGTCCATGCCGACCTGGCCCCTGCGGCCACCCACCGCGTCGAGCTGGCCTGTGCCATCGCGCTGGACATGGGAGCGCACCTGATCGGCGCGGCCACGACCGGCATTTCGCGCTTCCTGCAGCCCGGCGCGGCCGGCATCAGCGGCGGCGCCATCGCCGAACAGCTCGAGGCGTTGCGCGACGACGCGCGCCGGGCGCTCGATGCCTTCGACACGGTGGCCCGACGCGCCGGCGTGCCGTCGGTGGAACGGCAGCTGTGCAGCGACGACACGGCGGGTGGCCTGGCCCTGCAGGCGCGCTACTGCGACCTGGCGGTGCTGAGCCAGACCGATCCCGATGCACCGCTGGCCGCGGTGACGTCGCTGCCCGCCTATGTGATGCTGCACGCGGCCCGTCCCGTGCTGGTGGTGCCCTATGCCGGCCGCTTCGACGACTTCGGCCGCCACGCCCTGGTGGCCTGGGACGGCGGCATCGAAGCCACCCGTGCCGTGGCCGCCGCGCTGCCGCTGCTGCGGCGGGCGGCGTCGGTCACGGTCGCGGTATTCAATGCCGGCCATGGCGCCGACCATGGCGAGCAGCCGGGTGCCGACCTGGCGTTGTACCTGAGCCGGCACGGCATCGCCGTCACGGTGGCGCCGCTGTCGATCGGGCACGATGTCGGGGAAGAACTGCTGTCGACGGCGGCGGACGTGGGCGCCGGCTTCCTGGTGATGGGCGGCTACGGCCACGCGCGGCTGCGCGAGCTGCTGCTGGGCGGGGTGACGGAGACGGTATTGCGGCGGATGACGTTGCCGGTGTTGATGATGCATTGA